One Deefgea tanakiae genomic region harbors:
- a CDS encoding heme ABC transporter ATP-binding protein, which yields MLQLKNISFSRGKSTVLQDISLEIPAGDFTAILGANGAGKSTLLTIAAGELTPSAGQVRWGDVPLSAMNTAALARKRVVLPQNPGLNFNLMVDAVITMGAYPFPELSPAEVAEQVQHAAHRADVTHLLGRCYPSLSGGEQQRVQFARAMVQILACYQSGEYRCLLLDEPTASLDPLHQHSLLSAAKTLALETGIAVVAVLHDVNLAARYCTRIAMLANNSIIASGIPSKVLRSDFLEQTYDLPVTVLPHPKDAQRPLVLFA from the coding sequence ATGTTACAACTTAAAAATATTTCTTTTTCGCGCGGCAAATCGACAGTTTTGCAAGACATCTCGCTCGAAATTCCGGCGGGCGATTTCACCGCGATTTTGGGTGCAAATGGCGCGGGGAAATCAACACTCTTAACCATTGCCGCTGGCGAACTCACGCCCAGCGCGGGGCAAGTGCGCTGGGGCGATGTGCCATTGTCGGCGATGAATACAGCGGCATTAGCCCGCAAACGCGTCGTCTTACCGCAAAATCCGGGGCTGAACTTCAATCTGATGGTCGACGCCGTCATCACGATGGGCGCCTACCCTTTTCCAGAACTATCGCCGGCAGAGGTCGCCGAGCAAGTACAACACGCCGCGCACAGAGCTGATGTCACGCATTTATTAGGCCGCTGCTACCCCAGCCTATCGGGCGGCGAACAACAACGCGTGCAGTTTGCACGAGCAATGGTACAAATCTTGGCCTGCTATCAATCGGGGGAGTATCGCTGCCTGTTACTCGATGAACCAACCGCCAGCCTCGACCCGCTGCATCAGCACAGCCTCTTATCCGCCGCCAAAACATTGGCGCTAGAAACCGGTATCGCCGTCGTCGCCGTGCTGCATGACGTGAACCTAGCTGCCAGATATTGCACACGTATCGCCATGCTAGCCAATAACAGCATTATCGCCAGCGGGATACCCAGTAAGGTGCTGCGCAGCGACTTTTTGGAGCAAACCTACGATCTCCCCGTCACCGTGCTACCGCACCCCAAAGATGCGCAACGGCCTTTGGTATTGTTTGCTTAA
- a CDS encoding FecCD family ABC transporter permease — MISKDNPLQWFASGGLLLALILLTASHGSVQIPLRELPNVFFNASLDGDQQFWRDVLLDIRLPRVLLAALAGGVLALAGATMQALFRNPLAEPSLIGISSGASLGAVMAIVLGGGSFAVLAPAAFIGSLIATALAYHLGRRYPGMAGLLLAGIAINAICGSLIGLFTYLADDNELRSLTFWNMGSLAGASWQRLAILAPFLLLISLCIMRYWRAMNALLLGEREAHHLGFEIKGLRRILITLTALLIGPLVAATGGIGFVGLVVPHCVRMVLGADHRRLLPASFLLGAMALLLADWLARIAVQPAELPIGVITSLIGGPFFLALLLRRK; from the coding sequence ATGATCAGTAAAGATAATCCTCTCCAATGGTTCGCCAGCGGCGGCCTTTTGCTGGCGCTTATTTTGCTCACTGCCAGCCACGGCAGCGTGCAAATTCCGCTGCGCGAACTACCTAACGTATTTTTTAATGCCAGCTTGGATGGCGACCAGCAATTCTGGCGTGATGTATTGCTCGATATTCGCCTGCCGCGCGTTTTACTGGCGGCCTTAGCGGGTGGCGTATTGGCGCTGGCGGGCGCGACGATGCAGGCCTTGTTTCGCAACCCGTTGGCGGAACCTAGCCTGATAGGTATATCGTCCGGCGCCTCGCTGGGCGCGGTGATGGCGATTGTACTGGGAGGGGGTAGTTTTGCAGTGCTGGCACCCGCCGCCTTTATCGGTAGCTTAATCGCCACCGCCTTGGCCTATCACCTTGGCCGCCGTTATCCGGGCATGGCGGGTTTATTGCTGGCGGGGATTGCGATTAATGCGATTTGCGGCAGCTTGATTGGCCTGTTCACTTACTTGGCGGATGACAACGAACTCCGCAGCCTCACCTTTTGGAATATGGGTAGCTTGGCGGGCGCGAGCTGGCAGCGCTTAGCGATATTAGCGCCGTTTTTATTGCTCATCTCGCTGTGCATCATGCGCTATTGGCGGGCGATGAATGCGCTACTGCTGGGCGAGCGCGAAGCGCATCATTTGGGCTTTGAGATTAAAGGTTTGCGCCGCATTCTGATTACGCTCACTGCCCTGCTCATCGGCCCCTTGGTCGCTGCAACCGGCGGGATTGGTTTCGTCGGCTTGGTCGTGCCGCATTGCGTGCGCATGGTGTTGGGCGCGGATCATCGCAGGCTGCTGCCTGCTTCATTTTTACTCGGCGCAATGGCCTTGCTGCTCGCCGATTGGCTGGCGCGCATCGCTGTACAGCCCGCCGAGTTACCGATTGGCGTCATCACTAGCTTGATTGGCGGGCCATTTTTTCTCGCGCTTTTACTGCGCCGCAAATAA
- a CDS encoding heme/hemin ABC transporter substrate-binding protein produces MRTFYSITTIMVLYCLSAFTAVAFAAEMRVVSLGGPLTEIVYALNAGNRLVAVDQSSVYPAAANQLPKVGYYRQFSVEGVLSAKPDLILASDQAGPPEALEQLRRMGRRVVVLPSGPTMPDLEKRIYGVAAALGLRDDGRKMVADLQKQVGVLAQKPNQTRALMLMSRTGAPEGAGKNTSADAMMNLAGMSNVLAKQQGYKPLSQESLAALRPDVIITTTRSVESLGGIDKMLASPGLSQSPAAKQKRVLVMDDLLLLGFGPRLPEALTELKQLVRK; encoded by the coding sequence ATGCGAACTTTTTACTCCATCACCACCATCATGGTGCTGTACTGCCTCAGCGCCTTTACCGCCGTGGCGTTTGCCGCCGAAATGCGTGTTGTCAGTTTGGGCGGCCCGCTGACTGAGATCGTTTATGCGCTAAATGCCGGCAATCGCTTGGTCGCCGTCGATCAATCGAGCGTTTATCCTGCTGCTGCGAATCAATTACCGAAAGTAGGCTACTACCGCCAGTTTTCAGTCGAAGGCGTTTTATCAGCCAAGCCCGACCTCATTTTGGCCTCTGATCAAGCAGGGCCACCTGAGGCGCTGGAGCAATTGCGCCGCATGGGGCGTCGCGTCGTCGTGTTGCCAAGCGGCCCTACGATGCCGGATTTAGAAAAACGAATTTACGGTGTCGCCGCCGCGCTCGGTTTGCGCGATGACGGGCGAAAAATGGTCGCCGATTTACAAAAACAAGTCGGAGTACTTGCACAAAAACCTAATCAAACTCGTGCGCTGATGCTGATGAGCCGTACTGGCGCGCCAGAAGGCGCAGGCAAAAACACCAGCGCCGATGCGATGATGAATCTGGCAGGCATGAGCAATGTGCTGGCTAAACAGCAAGGCTATAAACCGCTGTCGCAAGAGAGCCTTGCCGCGCTGCGCCCCGATGTCATCATCACCACCACGCGCTCGGTGGAAAGCTTGGGCGGCATCGATAAAATGCTCGCCTCGCCCGGCCTGTCGCAATCGCCTGCCGCGAAACAAAAACGCGTGCTAGTGATGGATGATTTATTACTACTCGGCTTTGGCCCCCGCCTGCCCGAAGCCCTCACCGAACTCAAGCAGCTCGTGCGCAAATGA